The Drosophila innubila isolate TH190305 chromosome 2R unlocalized genomic scaffold, UK_Dinn_1.0 1_C_2R, whole genome shotgun sequence DNA window attgaattttatgacAGGATTTATTCCTAATCCCTGAGCAACACCTCGGATAAATGCAAGTAGTTGACCTACCTCATTGCGTTTGGACTTCACACGAGCCTTGGATGCATTTGTCATGGATGAGGTGCGACTAAGACCGCTGCCCATGGGCGCACTAACCGGCTCCGCGCTGGAGTAACCCGAGCTGATGTCATCTGTGCTCCGAATGTTGTagctgtgggtgtgtgtgagtgtgcatgAAAGTGTGTTAAAATTGATGGACCATAAATTGTGATCAGTTGGAAACTCACTTGAAATCGCCAGCGTGCTTGCCAGAGGTTGAGGCGGATGAGGAGGCGGAGGGCGAGGTGACATCCACCTCGGTGAAATACATGCCAGTTGAATGGCGTGTGCCGCTGGCGGAACGTCCCACTGGTGTGTGGTGACGCTGGCGCATTAGCCGTGTGGGTTGTGGTCGCATCATTACGGACGAGGACATCACCTCATCCAGTTCATCCTGAGTGCGATGCATATCGGGCTCGCTGAGATCGCTGAGGCTGTAGCTCCTCTTAATGGTCTGAACCAAGTTGCCGCCGCCCTTTCGAAAGCGAGAGACTTGTGAATTGGCatcatttatgtatatatataatataatatttaattacaactaAACCATAAATATTCtagtaaaaatgttaaaaaatattcattaaaactatcttgtattgtatatagtgtggctgttgatgatgatatGGTTAAATGTTTCGTGTGTTTCTATGACAAATTCGCTTTAATTTTGTGCGTGCTTGCTTTGCTGAGTATCATGCGATGCTATCATCTGGTTCTATGCGAGATCCCGCCGATCTAGTCCCCCTCGACATCCACATCGGGTGTCGCCTCGCGCAACTTGCGGCGTCCCCTGATGCCAGCATCGCCGGAGGCAATCTCGTGCAGCTTTGACTTTGAGGCGCCTCGAGTGCTTCGtttggcagcagctgctgacgTTGTGGAACCTGCTGTTGCCGTCGTTGCCCTGGTCGTTCTCGTCTTCCTCACGGGCATATCACGGAGTCGAGCTGCGCCCGCATCGTTGGCATTGAGCTCAGCGATGGCTTGCTCCTCATTGAACTCGGTTATGATCATCCGTTGGCTACTGTACGTCTCAATGCCGCTCAGCGAGCTGGAACGTGGCAGCAATAACTCATTGGCATCCAGCATATCATGATCCCGGGACAATTCATTGGCGGATTGCGAGTTTTGCAGACCGCGCATCTCCGTTGTCGATGTCGAGGCCAACTGAATGGTCTTGGCAATTGTGGAGCAGGTAGTGGCAGTTAGTAGTGGCAGGCAGGCGGTGCAGGTGTTGGAttcgttttattatttgtcagttaaatgcaaagaaacgtaagtgagaaaattaaaaaggaaaaacgttaattaaataaagccaacgaaaaagttaatttgtttgaaattaaatatgtatatgaaaaaaaGTGCAATTCAAAGAGAGTAcagtatacacacacaactcacacacacacacacactcacattgtTTCATTTTGTCGACTCATGCTATTCCCGTGTCTATTTATATGCCCTACCCTAGAGGCAGAAATAAGTATCTGAATTGCGATTGCAGTGCAACCAGGTCTCGATTTACACAGAAATTCCATATATACAaactgtatacatatatatgaatcTGGCATCAGTGcacatttgtaatttattattagttaCTAATTTACTCACAAGAGTTAACTGATTtcaattgtaataaatatcaaaaatattacaaagtaAACTACTGTAAATATTTCCCTCACTAGCgtatattctatttatttattgattaattttgtCACTAGCAAAAGTTGTTTTCTCAAGCAATAGAATATTTCAGTTGTTCTTTCATTCACAAGTTCtcaattacattaaaatacaAGGCTTagtaatcaaataaaaaccgTATTAATTACAAAGCTTAATCaactaaattataaatgagCTGTCATAATATGTGGGGAATGTGGTGTAAACAGTTGCATAAGGAAATTAGACACGTCATGGTATAAATATGGAGAACAGAAAAGTAGTTGGTTAAATTTgcagaaaaagtaaaacaaagtGAATGTTAAATTGAACTAGATTTTAAGAGTAAAAtctggaaatggaaatgctcGACATTAATGACTCCTTGACCAGCTAACAAAGGCACTTCTGTCATGAAAATaagtactttaaatatatatatatatcgtcTATATATGCATGGTCTTTGTGGTGAGCCACAAAGAAAAAACACACAGTGGCCTGGCCATGATGATTAATGCTCATTGTATGCAACTCAAGTTTGATTAAAGAATTGAAATAGCTGAATAGTCACTGgaaaataagtacatatattgaCCCCATCAGATTTGTTGCAATAtctaaacaaatttcattcaCATCTCAATTGTTTACATGCTTGAGATTGAACTGAAATTAGGACTAAcgcaacaaataatttgttttgttatagAGAACGTTTTACATATAGATTTTTGGATGTTGTATAAGTATATCTATGATCTGCATAGGAGTAtatgtattcaattttattacaattcgTATTGCTACATGGCTTTTAATCTTCTATCTTCTAGTTACACTCACACAAAGAGagatattaaaacaaaactacaaACTAAAACGAATCGAAACAAACATGGCACGAGAGGGCAACATCAAtccactttgttgttgttgttgtttgtttaaatgataatttaaaagttaatgaaAACAACGAAGAAAATACGTATACGACGGGGATGACGATGTCGACGCGCGTTTGGCACGCGGCAGCTGCTCGAGATGCTGACGATGAGGTTCTCTCTCTTATTAATGATGAtgccgatgatgatgatgatgatgaagatgatcaCCGAAACGGGGGCAGTGAGCGAAAACATTGcgcaaacattttttctatactGAAATTGAGGCATTACgaggcggctgctgctgctgatgttgctgttgtttgttgttgttttgctgcccagttttcattttatgcaACGTCGCTGGTGGCAAATTTGTTGTAGAAGCAATTGAGAAATGTGCCACATGatttgatgtgtgtgtgtgcgtgtgtgagagtgtatgtgcgtgtgtgtgctatGCGTGTGATGGTGTTGCATTTGTTTGAGTTACCTTTATGGCTGTCTGCATGATAACATTCGTGGCATAGTTGACACCCTTGGAGCCCAGCTGAAGCACCGCCGAGTATCCTCTTTCGCGTGCCTGATTCAAATACTCGTCGATTTCCTGCAAacaaagagacaaagagagagagagccacATATATATCGGATATACAcgcaatatatatgtatacatatgcatatagatCACACCTGTTCACGTCGTGTCAACATGGGATGCACGAACTTGCGATACAAAGTGGAACTGCCCTTTGTGGCTGGCGATAGCAGCCACAAGACAATTACCACTTTGACCTCATAGTAAAACGGGAACCAGGACAGGAATATGTCTGTGAATGTTTCAATGCAGGTGAAGAAGGCAAAGACAATCCAGTACATCATCCATTTGACCTgtaaaaccaaatgaaatcAAGTGAGaataatgtatatatgaaaATGAGATACAATATTCATGAGATACTTCATAGAAGAGTTCTCGTTTCATCTGCCACTATACTCACATATTCCTTGACATTCTTTGTGCGCACCGCCTTGTAGGAGGCATAGGCCGGATAGAGTGTGCCGAAGAACAATCTGAAAGCGGGAAACAGTAAACTCTGAGCACAAGTGCGAGGagctataaatataatgatgaGCGAGCAAATGCAGGCCGTGTTGAAGGACAGACGGGGCAGGGGCCAACGCTGCAGTAGCTCTAACAGACGTCCCAACGCGTTCAGATTCTGCACTACATTTAAAGCGGGtgcaggaggagcaggagctgcTACTGCAACTGGCTGCTCCATAATGTAGGGTCCATCATAGTCATAGTCCGTATAGTCGCTGTCCAGGGAATTGAGTGAATCGTGCAGTcccagctgctgttgcagcaactgttgctgctgatttgGATATAGAAATTTAGAGTAAACGGGCACAAAATTCCCAGCAGCTGCTTGAGCCTGTTCCTCTAGCGAGTAACTGCGTCCGTAAATGGGCAATGCCTGCTGACGTAGGCGTTTAATATTAGACGGTCGCTGCGGATAGAGCAGCTGCTCCTGCAGATAGCTAGGCCGGCTCATGGCGATTGCCGTGCATTGCCGAGCGTGTTGCCGCTTTGTCGTCGTTCCTCGCAGCTACAACGACGCGCACTGACTTTTCTGGCAGCAGCTGCCCGAGTCCGATCCCAAACCCGAGAGCGTCTAATGCTCGCCACAGAATTTCGTCTATTAATAGAAAACCCAGAGACTGAGATAGAGACAGACAGTCTTTGTGgctcccaaaaaaaaactgagcGAGATTCTATTGAGATTTGATTGGAGACACTATATACGATATAtgagcaaaaacaatttgcatggAGTTTTGCGGCAAGTGTTTACATGGAGAAACATATCGACTGGCCTcccaactgttgttgttgttgtcggtgcCCATATATTGCGGCACGGCAAGGCGAAGGAGAGTGCGTCAacctcacactcacactcaccaGTGTTGCCCACTCAGCTATTTTCCAGTCAGATCTGGAGTTTTCGAGTGTCAATCGCGGAGAGAATTCACAAAAAAAGcaacttgaaatatttcaaattattattactagaGATTACTATTGTATACAGTTGtaaccaattttattttttatcttattaaaatatattgccAACTTTTGCATTTCTAGCTTTGAGAACTgaaatagaatatatattctttataggGTCGGCGTTGCATCCTTGTGTCTATTTTCAATGGATGCGAAGTATAAAATcgacaattataatttttagtctGGCTATATTGCAGATGTTCTAGCTTTTTCTAGCTGTTTTCAAAAGTTGACAGCACTGACACTCACACGCATGCAATACCAAATAAGGCGCTTGTTCAATTGACTTTGACGATGCACAACGACAACGGGTAACGGTAACTTCTTTCGCTgattaataaacaaacaattggcTGGCTGGCAACGCTTGAGAAATCACAGCGTAACGCCCACACAATTAGGAAGCAGAAtcaagcaataaaattaaccAAACTATACGAGGCAAGGCCagaaacttgaaaaaaaaacacaaaaagagTTTTGCTCGCTCACAAATTTTTGGgggtcagcaacaacaaaaacacttagtcgagtttgtgtgtgtgtgtgtgttgatgtgtgttggtgttgctggcCTCCTCTACTCTTGCAGAGTGTTTTACGAATTAGTCAGAAAACATGTAACAATCAATGATGAATCAGGTACTCCATTTACTCGACTGCatcgaatttcaattaatactccttatttttgtttgcatttaatataaGAACTCTGCAAGTGTATTTAAGCTTCGGCCAAGCCAaagaaatcttttttttcttcatagTTCTAATTGGGTTTCTACTCACATTATAAGCCGTGAAAATAAGCTGCTGATCATTTTGAAAGCTTTGCGCGTCCTTTTTGTTACgcttcgctgctgctgcgctgccgCTGGCGCTGTCAATTGTGCAAAAcgaaaattcaattacaacaAATGTAAGGAGCAGCGTTTTGTTCACAGCTAACTGTGAATGTTACTCACCTTGTTGCTAGAATTTCCTTGCGAAAGAGTTCACCTAGTTTCTTTCTTACGTATTTCGTACTTAGTTTTCTGTGTACTCGTCGAAAGAACAAACTAATTTTGAAgctatgatttttttcttgttttgttgcttGCTTTGATTCTCCGTTTGCTAATTACAACGatagaaacaacaactacaacgcaGTAAGCACCGTGTTGCGCAGCACTCCTAGAATTTAATTGGCAAATCGTTTTCActacattttttgttgaatatcgtttatattatttaatgcacTTTTTAGTAGCATTGCGCGCGCGAACAATGcttttgttaaacaaaaacgcagacagagacagacaaacaacaacacagctgGAGATGTGTATATGCGTTTGAAAACATATCGAAAAGTCTATCGACTCGGCAGCAGCTGTTTTTTTCACGTCATTGCCAGCATAAATGCAGCTTTCGATAGTGTCCGCAAGATATCGATACAAACTTATATCGATAAGAGTAGCAATTGTTTTCCGATTGTGCACAACGCGAATTCGCAGATTTTTCGTCGGTtggtttattttgtattaaattgctGCACGCAATTTGGCGGTGTCagcaatttatttgtacatttaGTAAGAGCAAGATTTTATAACtgcttaaatataattgcaGCGTCTGTGTAGCAGCATTCCCAGCACGTGTTAAGGCCGCAACGAAGCGATTGCGAAAATGGCGCTAAATGCTCCAAACTGCAAAGACACACAGGCAAGCACAACAGCAATTGATGGAAATAGAatt harbors:
- the LOC117783727 gene encoding receptor expression-enhancing protein 2 isoform X4, with the translated sequence MSRPSYLQEQLLYPQRPSNIKRLRQQALPIYGRSYSLEEQAQAAAGNFVPVYSKFLYPNQQQQLLQQQLGLHDSLNSLDSDYTDYDYDGPYIMEQPVAVAAPAPPAPALNVVQNLNALGRLLELLQRWPLPRLSFNTACICSLIIIFIAPRTCAQSLLFPAFRLFFGTLYPAYASYKAVRTKNVKEYVKWMMYWIVFAFFTCIETFTDIFLSWFPFYYEVKVVIVLWLLSPATKGSSTLYRKFVHPMLTRREQEIDEYLNQARERGYSAVLQLGSKGVNYATNVIMQTAIKTIQLASTSTTEMRGLQNSQSANELSRDHDMLDANELLLPRSSSLSGIETYSSQRMIITEFNEEQAIAELNANDAGAARLRDMPVRKTRTTRATTATAGSTTSAAAAKRSTRGASKSKLHEIASGDAGIRGRRKLREATPDVDVEGD
- the LOC117783727 gene encoding receptor expression-enhancing protein 2 isoform X8 — protein: MISSLFSRLIILFFGTLYPAYASYKAVRTKNVKEYVKWMMYWIVFAFFTCIETFTDIFLSWFPFYYEVKVVIVLWLLSPATKGSSTLYRKFVHPMLTRREQEIDEYLNQARERGYSAVLQLGSKGVNYATNVIMQTAIKTIQLASTSTTEMRGLQNSQSANELSRDHDMLDANELLLPRSSSLSGIETYSSQRMIITEFNEEQAIAELNANDAGAARLRDMPVRKTRTTRATTATAGSTTSAAAAKRSTRGASKSKLHEIASGDAGIRGRRKLREATPDVDVEGD
- the LOC117783727 gene encoding receptor expression-enhancing protein 4 isoform X3, yielding MSRPSYLQEQLLYPQRPSNIKRLRQQALPIYGRSYSLEEQAQAAAGNFVPVYSKFLYPNQQQQLLQQQLGLHDSLNSLDSDYTDYDYDGPYIMEQPVAVAAPAPPAPALNVVQNLNALGRLLELLQRWPLPRLSFNTACICSLIIIFIAPRTCAQSLLFPAFRLFFGTLYPAYASYKAVRTKNVKEYVKWMMYWIVFAFFTCIETFTDIFLSWFPFYYEVKVVIVLWLLSPATKGSSTLYRKFVHPMLTRREQEIDEYLNQARERGYSAVLQLGSKGVNYATNVIMQTAIKGGGNLVQTIKRSYSLSDLSEPDMHRTQDELDEVMSSSVMMRPQPTRLMRQRHHTPVGRSASGTRHSTGMYFTEVDVTSPSASSSASTSGKHAGDFNYNIRSTDDISSGYSSAEPVSAPMGSGLSRTSSMTNASKARVKSKRNEDKSMSASCTTLPRISSRKADKSQATTASGQAKTRSKSDKSEK
- the LOC117783727 gene encoding uncharacterized protein LOC117783727 isoform X7 encodes the protein MSRPSYLQEQLLYPQRPSNIKRLRQQALPIYGRSYSLEEQAQAAAGNFVPVYSKFLYPNQQQQLLQQQLGLHDSLNSLDSDYTDYDYDGPYIMEQPVAVAAPAPPAPALNVVQNLNALGRLLELLQRWPLPRLSFNTACICSLIIIFIAPRTCAQSLLFPAFRLFFGTLYPAYASYKAVRTKNVKEYVKWMMYWIVFAFFTCIETFTDIFLSWFPFYYEVKVVIVLWLLSPATKGSSTLYRKFVHPMLTRREQEIDEYLNQARERGYSAVLQLGSKGVNYATNVIMQTAIKRRCIK
- the LOC117783727 gene encoding uncharacterized protein LOC117783727 isoform X2, with translation MISSLFSRLIILFFGTLYPAYASYKAVRTKNVKEYVKWMMYWIVFAFFTCIETFTDIFLSWFPFYYEVKVVIVLWLLSPATKGSSTLYRKFVHPMLTRREQEIDEYLNQARERGYSAVLQLGSKGVNYATNVIMQTAIKGGGNLVQTIKRSYSLSDLSEPDMHRTQDELDEVMSSSVMMRPQPTRLMRQRHHTPVGRSASGTRHSTGMYFTEVDVTSPSASSSASTSGKHAGDFNYNIRSTDDISSGYSSAEPVSAPMGSGLSRTSSMTNASKARVKSKRNEQLLEDMRAEVYLENERYFQVDRAQQAAALVQRQLQLQIVESEEENEMHTEDDDDDDEDSFHEALPLVDDVEYTTPGVDEVIEKAKEQVETEELTDNEESFKEALNTAQVETESNLETAQNPQEVNLNVDPFLLVVAESSLELEAAQGAANRARPVSPRELLATLEEIKHSFRAQLEPETSQMSPMRPKAQHAKGRAPAPPLPPRKESRASQSADNVSITSNTSHQSERSKSGQIHVR
- the LOC117783727 gene encoding uncharacterized protein LOC117783727 isoform X1 — encoded protein: MSRPSYLQEQLLYPQRPSNIKRLRQQALPIYGRSYSLEEQAQAAAGNFVPVYSKFLYPNQQQQLLQQQLGLHDSLNSLDSDYTDYDYDGPYIMEQPVAVAAPAPPAPALNVVQNLNALGRLLELLQRWPLPRLSFNTACICSLIIIFIAPRTCAQSLLFPAFRLFFGTLYPAYASYKAVRTKNVKEYVKWMMYWIVFAFFTCIETFTDIFLSWFPFYYEVKVVIVLWLLSPATKGSSTLYRKFVHPMLTRREQEIDEYLNQARERGYSAVLQLGSKGVNYATNVIMQTAIKGGGNLVQTIKRSYSLSDLSEPDMHRTQDELDEVMSSSVMMRPQPTRLMRQRHHTPVGRSASGTRHSTGMYFTEVDVTSPSASSSASTSGKHAGDFNYNIRSTDDISSGYSSAEPVSAPMGSGLSRTSSMTNASKARVKSKRNEQLLEDMRAEVYLENERYFQVDRAQQAAALVQRQLQLQIVESEEENEMHTEDDDDDDEDSFHEALPLVDDVEYTTPGVDEVIEKAKEQVETEELTDNEESFKEALNTAQVETESNLETAQNPQEVNLNVDPFLLVVAESSLELEAAQGAANRARPVSPRELLATLEEIKHSFRAQLEPETSQMSPMRPKAQHAKGRAPAPPLPPRKESRASQSADNVSITSNTSHQSERSKSGQIHVR
- the LOC117783727 gene encoding receptor expression-enhancing protein 1 isoform X6 — translated: MISSLFSRLIILFFGTLYPAYASYKAVRTKNVKEYVKWMMYWIVFAFFTCIETFTDIFLSWFPFYYEVKVVIVLWLLSPATKGSSTLYRKFVHPMLTRREQEIDEYLNQARERGYSAVLQLGSKGVNYATNVIMQTAIKGGGNLVQTIKRSYSLSDLSEPDMHRTQDELDEVMSSSVMMRPQPTRLMRQRHHTPVGRSASGTRHSTGMYFTEVDVTSPSASSSASTSGKHAGDFNYNIRSTDDISSGYSSAEPVSAPMGSGLSRTSSMTNASKARVKSKRNEDKSMSASCTTLPRISSRKADKSQATTASGQAKTRSKSDKSEK
- the LOC117783727 gene encoding receptor expression-enhancing protein 2 isoform X5 is translated as MSRPSYLQEQLLYPQRPSNIKRLRQQALPIYGRSYSLEEQAQAAAGNFVPVYSKFLYPNQQQQLLQQQLGLHDSLNSLDSDYTDYDYDGPYIMEQPVAVAAPAPPAPALNVVQNLNALGRLLELLQRWPLPRLSFNTACICSLIIIFIAPRTCAQSLLFPAFRLFFGTLYPAYASYKAVRTKNVKEYVKWMMYWIVFAFFTCIETFTDIFLSWFPFYYEVKVVIVLWLLSPATKGSSTLYRKFVHPMLTRREQEIDEYLNQARERGYSAVLQLGSKGVNYATNVIMQTAIKLASTSTTEMRGLQNSQSANELSRDHDMLDANELLLPRSSSLSGIETYSSQRMIITEFNEEQAIAELNANDAGAARLRDMPVRKTRTTRATTATAGSTTSAAAAKRSTRGASKSKLHEIASGDAGIRGRRKLREATPDVDVEGD